AGATCCCTACCTTAAAGGTCTTGAAGCTCTCAAAGCATCAAAGGATCACACATTTATATTTGAGGTCTGCATTCTTCTATGCCATAATGATTTTTAAACTGTTCTTTACCTAAATGTTATTGGATTGTGGTATCAATAATTCTGCTTCTGCATTTGACTTTCATTCTACTTTGTTGTCATAGGATTCTGTCTCAGGGATCAAAGCTGGAGTGGCTGCTGGGATGCCTGTTATAGGTATAACCAACCGGAATGCAGAGCATTTACTGATGGAAGCAAAGCCTACCTTTCTGATTAAGGATTATGATGATCCAAAACTGTGGGCAGCTTTGGATGAACTTGACAAGGCTGGTGCTCGTTGAGTATGAATTACTTGTGCAAGTAGCACATTTGAATTCTGTTTAAGGGGCGATATTACAATAATACATAGTCCATAACCAATGTTGCTTTTAAGCAGAAAGCAAACACTTAAGGTTATATTCTGGTAGCATTGTGTACTATCATTGGCCATGAATACGCTGGTGAACCCATATTTGCAAATACAAATTCATAAAGTATCTTATGAATAATTTACAATTCTCTGAAGCAATTAGATAGACTATAGTTACGATTTTCACAATCTCTTCAACAATCATCTTTGTACTAGAACTGTCAAATAAGCTTAATGTTGCTAATCTATGTGATCAATTCAGCCGGTTCTAATATATCGGAATAGAAATTTTTTCCAAATCCAAAGGATTGAAAAATCAGATCTAACATGTCAATGTGTCCATGTAAGATAGTGGATAATCATTTGAATTAGAGTCATCTCAGCAATTGGTAAAATGCTCTATAAAGTAAAATGCTTAAGAATTTTTTTCTCTTCAAGATTACAAAACTTTGAAAAGCCAAGCTCTTTTGTATATATGATGGACGCTGAGAATAGGCATGTCAACCCAAGAATTGGTCCACAAGTTTAGCCACGGAGTTGGCTAGGCTATCTGCTGCTGCTTGTGAAGATGCCTCGGCATATACACGAACAACATCCTCCGTGCCAGATGGTCGCACAAAGCATCGACCTTGAGAATACTTTCCTATAAACACACAAGAAAAGGGAAAATGATGACAAAGCTGCAATACTGCAATACATTGGTAAGTGAAGTCTTGACAGGTTGCACTTGTTTCAAACAaacatatcatggccaaaaaataaaaaagaaaaagagaggaaGCAAAGAAGATACCGGTTTCGTTGTTGATGGCTTCTTGTAGACCAGGGGGACTCACAACTACAGTTTCTGCATTTGTTGTAATCACTGCAGTCCTATCAGCAACTTTGACCTGGGGTTTTAGTAAAAAACCAATGCATCATTTCAGAATTTAAAGAAGCAACTAGAACTAGTATTACACACAAAAATAAGCACATGTAAATCCCTTGATTACAAGGCAATTACCTGCAATAACAATagtaaaaaaagaaatgaagaaaaattATGATGTTTAAGTTGAATAAGTAACTTCAAAACCAAGGTGAGAGGTGAAGTTTTGTGACCAAAGCATAGCCACCAGACAACAAATGCTAGCAGTCAACACAATAATAAGGCATAATTTGGACCTAATACATGTCAAAGGAAAACCTTCAAGCTACCCAATTTTAGACAACTCTGAGATCAAATAGTTTGTCATTCTAATTATCACTAACCTTAAGCTGCCTGCTGGGCAAATCATGATAAAGTTCATTCCATCTGTGTATGGACCATCCCATGTGCTGCAATATGACttccaccaagagcactccactCAAGGCATCTCCAACTGCTTGGTTGATCAACCTACTGGTAGCCAATAATCTCAAAGCCGCCTTTTCTGCATCTGAACCTGAAacaaacaccaaaaattttcatttttgttttgcAGATTAATCTCAAAAGCAAAGTGAGAGAATGACAAGAACTACTGAACCAAACCTTTAGATCTTGCGGAGAGCTCATTTGTAGTGGCCTCTAACCACACTACGAAAGATTCAGAAAATAGGACAGTTCCATGGCCATTTGCCTCAAAATATATGCCAATATCAAATTCAGCAGCTTTTTCATGCAAGTATTTTACTCCAGTTGGAGTCAAATTGATTTCAAGTCCCAACTGTTTAAGGTAATTAGTAGATGCTCCATTTGCATAAGCGGTCTGCACTATACCAAGACGAGCTTGGTGGTTGTTCTTTGTGCCTTCTTTCTCATTAAGAATGCTTAGTTGCTCTCGAATAAACAAGGCAAACAGAGAAAGTATCTTATCCCCATCAACAAGATCAATTGCTCCACTGCTTTCCGGATGTACAGTAAAATAAACAAGTCTATCGGCATCTCCATCCAAGCTAGCACACCTGCAAACTAGAACTAACTCCATTAGTAATTACCATCATAAATAACATCAAAATAGCAATGCTCAAAGGAATCCATCCATTACATCAAATGATAGGGCCAGGTAaatatcaatttttattttattatcataaGAATAATTTTAAGGATTATGTaaaccaatttttattttattttatttttatcaattccaggttacaaatttataattttcaataaaatgaaTATCTTCcctttaaaattttgattaacTTGCAGTAAATATCCTGATTGATTCAATTATTTGTAATCTCCAACTAGAAACATTATGCTATCTGTTTTAATGAAGgggaaaaaaaattgagagcgGCCAATATACACTTCATATCATATTGTTATGAAAAATCGAGCAGCATGCCATAGCAACTTCACTTTTAGCTTAATGAACAGACCGACCTTATCCCAGCATCACTGGAACCAAAGCCATGTGGAGCAACCTTCTCTTTCTGCACATAATCAGCGCCAACTCCTTCATTCAGTATGCCTCCATCTTCACTGCTATTCCGAACCTCAATAACCAAACCATTCAACAATTTCTCTAGAACTTTTAGTTTCAGTCCACCTACACCATTAGCTCCATCCACAACCAATTTGTCATTCGTCCCATCGAACTTGCTCCTTTCACTTGGAATCAAATCCATTAAGCACCTGATCCAATCACACAATGATCCTAAAAGGATGTGATCAGTGATGATCATAATCACATTATGTCGAAGGAACAACAAGAGTTACATCCATCATAGCAATACTTGGACGAGATTGGACTAACCTGAATGAGCTCGAAAGCTGTTCAACGTAATCCTGCTCTGAGGCCTTCATGCCCTTATTCCTAGCCCAAACCATCCAATGTAACTGAGGAGTTGTCAAAATCCCCAAGTCCATTGCAACCGCTCCAACAATCGACGCGACGCCCTTCAATTTTATCCAGTTATACATGATTTAAACAACAGAAACAGAACACAATAAGCTCAGCATTTACTTAAGGAAACCATACTTCTTTAGCAGCTTCAAGCAAAGCTTCTCCGCTGGGTCTGGTGTCTCTCCCCAAAAGTATTTCAGCATGCTTAACTCCATCAAACTGAATACCCTCTTTCTTGACAAATTCATTTATCAACTGTGGGCAATATCAATATGGAACCATATTAAATTGAACTACTTTTCTTTTAAACTTACATAGActtcatcatttttttattggtttttttctttacaaaaaaataaactttatatattacttcaaaaataaaaaagagagaaatttgtGCGAACCTGGATCAGTTCTTGTGGAGAAGGAGCATTGGCGAGGGCATCAGCGAAGGGTTCCCAATGCTGAGAAAGCATTCCTCCGTTGGGGTCAGCGATTTTGACGCCGTTGTCGGAGACTTTGTTGTGGGAAGCAGTGATCATGACGCCGATCACCGACTGCGTCTTCAGCGATCTGAGAGCCGCCAAAATTCCGACCCTGTAAACCGTCGATTGGAGCAGCGATGCATCGGCCCTGAACCCAGCTGTGCCGTACGACAGCTTCACTCCTTGTGGTGGCAAGAAGCGAGAGGAAGATTCGAGAATCAGAGACTGTTGTTGTTCGTTCATGGCCGGAGGTGTATGAATTACAACTCTGCTCCTGCATCCGCTGAATCTGCCACCACTGAAACCACTGTATCTTGCTTAACCAACGATGTAAAATCATTAAGAAatgaatgctttttgttttttgaattttgacaGTAATAAATTAACTTTAGAgtaaatctttaaaaaaaaatatcaattaagAATAGTAAACTGTGTGGATATATATGTATTATACTATTAATAAATAGTGAAAAATTATACAGAGTGTCCATGTATTTATCACCTGAATACAGGATAATTTTAGACGgtaaaatatttgttattttttgagtttttatataatatttattaatcgttttttatttattgtaaattttattaaaattaaaaatattttattctaaaaattattatttatacgatgaattttataaataccatcattaaattttatgtaatgaattaataaaaaatataatatatctattatttattattttaaaaaattaaattaatatttttttaaaaaaatttattaagaacCTATTAGCCATTTTactcttaattttatttgttaaagtATTAAAGATGGAGCAATGCAGAAGCTAAAACTTTTATAAAAGAGACTACTTTGCATAAATAATGTgacttttagttttttttttttagtaaatagaaatatatattattttactttttaaaaaactcaaagtacaaaatttttttattattctgtgataagtgaaataatttttttctatattggaTAGAAACTcgtatatgtatattttttttttgtcactaAACAAACCAAAACAACAATATTTTGCAgccagaaaaaaaaagaaaaaaaagcttTTAAAGtggtattttatttattttttaatataattaataatattttataaaagaatacaTGTAATATAACACCAACTTAATTCCTGAACATTTTTGTGAcattatttattttggtgttgTTAAATTgttagaaattttattttaatgaattttttttttaatttttagtatgtctaacaaaattttagtagaaaaataaaaatatttttttaaaagttattatttatattttttgggaatttttttattttaaaaaatatttttatattataatattcaaatataattattaaataaaaaatattcttacataaaatatcaaaatataaatttttttatttttctaaatttttttataaaaaaatatcgtttaaaaaaacaattttcataaaaactCATCTAAATAAATTCTAAGTTAGTAATCCTAACTTAGTAATTTATAGAAAACTATACAACAATATTTTGAACTTacattaataaatatatttagacACATATTATTTTCTAAATGCCATACAAAGAAAGCccatttaaaataaattgaaaataattatatgtaaaattaatagaataatattataaaattaataaaatttattatttttgttttataattagttattaatattttaaaaaatactgaCTAAAAATATGATATTAGATTGTTAAACTGAAAATTAGGTTACTCactaatataaatttaaattattagcCGTAAAACTTTTCTGAAATTGATATTTCAGGATCAAAGttaatcataaaaactaaaataaaaaaaaaaaaaacgtttctataatttaatttgatggATAATCCAAGACAGTAGCATAATCAAGTTTATATCTATCTCCAAATCCCTAACAATAGCACTGCGATATTCTCGACACAGAAAAAGCTCGAGCCTTGAACCTTGAGCTATGGGTTTATTGTCATGGTGGAAGGGCAAAAAGTCAGAACCCGAACCACCAAActccaactcttcttcttcggTTCAGCTGAAAGCTAATGGTGCAGCTAAACCTACCGAGGTTCCCGGCATGAACGGCGCCGTCGAGGTCCCTCGCCCTCCAGACGCCACCGTTTCGATTTTCGAGTTCGGTTCGGTGGCCGCCACCAACGACAGGGTCACCCTCGCTGGCTACTGCCCCGTCTCCGAAGAGCTCGAGCCCTGCCGATGGGAGTTCCTCCCCGCCATTGAATCCAACGCGCCGCAGTTTCGCGTTGTCTTCTGACACCGTAAGCTCGAAAAAAGATTGAGaatttatgtgatttttggtgTTAGGGGTTCTGCTTCAAACGAAATTTAGCTCCTTTCGATGTTGAAT
The genomic region above belongs to Arachis stenosperma cultivar V10309 chromosome 5, arast.V10309.gnm1.PFL2, whole genome shotgun sequence and contains:
- the LOC130983099 gene encoding phosphoacetylglucosamine mutase, whose amino-acid sequence is MNEQQQSLILESSSRFLPPQGVKLSYGTAGFRADASLLQSTVYRVGILAALRSLKTQSVIGVMITASHNKVSDNGVKIADPNGGMLSQHWEPFADALANAPSPQELIQLINEFVKKEGIQFDGVKHAEILLGRDTRPSGEALLEAAKEGVASIVGAVAMDLGILTTPQLHWMVWARNKGMKASEQDYVEQLSSSFRCLMDLIPSERSKFDGTNDKLVVDGANGVGGLKLKVLEKLLNGLVIEVRNSSEDGGILNEGVGADYVQKEKVAPHGFGSSDAGIRCASLDGDADRLVYFTVHPESSGAIDLVDGDKILSLFALFIREQLSILNEKEGTKNNHQARLGIVQTAYANGASTNYLKQLGLEINLTPTGVKYLHEKAAEFDIGIYFEANGHGTVLFSESFVVWLEATTNELSARSKGSDAEKAALRLLATSRLINQAVGDALSGVLLVEVILQHMGWSIHRWNELYHDLPSRQLKVKVADRTAVITTNAETVVVSPPGLQEAINNETGKYSQGRCFVRPSGTEDVVRVYAEASSQAAADSLANSVAKLVDQFLG
- the LOC130982289 gene encoding uncharacterized protein LOC130982289; this translates as MGLLSWWKGKKSEPEPPNSNSSSSVQLKANGAAKPTEVPGMNGAVEVPRPPDATVSIFEFGSVAATNDRVTLAGYCPVSEELEPCRWEFLPAIESNAPQFRVVF